In Methanobacterium sp., the following are encoded in one genomic region:
- a CDS encoding DUF128 domain-containing protein, protein MPDETDRKMIEILRILADQDKVLGAKTIAEELKRKGYNLGERAVRYHMRILDEKGFTERIGYAGREITEKGIKELKKGLIYDQVDFAFSKFEGMIYQTSLNPRNGTGTVVVNTSSFTYDEKVLKIIKEVFSKGIAVSPFVKLSDMEQRGSEESNEKEIRLDTICGTTIDGMLLNEGIPVIPQYGGLVNVEDYVPTRFVELIAYKKTSMTPLEAFTAKNMTSVLNVARVGNGMIPANFRIIPAAARENAVKLFKQLQKIHVSGLLKIGESGESVLGVPVDDDMIGIAITGGIAPLCAAKEAGCEVNIKLAENIMEFKDMGKIVSSKPVLKTSAPETPQKVKFLLSKAWNLIYNVDLDLKSQKGNVIVNISYVDNDNLDEAVEIVNDVFSSRPQYCTSKFYKTVPHPDGGRTGIATVCSFTIDGLLTKNNILTTPQYGGILEIEEKGPRFVELTAYSGSSIDPHEIYLSKDMTSVLETLNGNGRILASLREIPYLARPDAVDTLKKIEDAGFSILKIGEPSELIYNAKIERYHVGIVTPGGLNSIAAIIEREIPVEVKAVERLMKLEDMEEF, encoded by the coding sequence ATGCCTGATGAAACTGATCGTAAAATGATAGAGATTCTGAGAATACTTGCAGACCAAGATAAAGTACTTGGTGCAAAAACAATTGCAGAAGAGCTTAAAAGAAAAGGTTATAATCTCGGAGAGCGTGCAGTAAGATATCACATGCGTATTCTGGATGAAAAAGGATTTACAGAGCGAATTGGATATGCTGGAAGAGAAATAACTGAAAAGGGAATAAAAGAGCTTAAAAAAGGCCTTATTTACGATCAGGTGGATTTTGCTTTTTCTAAATTTGAGGGAATGATTTATCAAACATCCCTGAATCCAAGAAACGGTACTGGAACTGTGGTTGTAAACACTTCCAGTTTTACATACGATGAAAAAGTTTTAAAAATAATTAAAGAAGTTTTCAGTAAAGGTATTGCAGTAAGCCCCTTTGTTAAACTTTCAGATATGGAACAACGCGGTTCTGAAGAATCTAATGAAAAAGAAATTAGATTAGATACTATATGTGGAACCACCATAGACGGAATGCTTCTAAATGAAGGAATTCCTGTAATTCCCCAGTATGGCGGCCTAGTAAATGTAGAAGATTATGTACCTACCCGTTTTGTTGAACTTATAGCCTATAAAAAGACATCTATGACTCCTCTTGAAGCTTTCACTGCAAAAAACATGACTTCTGTATTGAATGTGGCAAGAGTTGGTAATGGAATGATTCCTGCAAATTTCAGGATAATTCCTGCTGCAGCAAGAGAAAATGCAGTTAAACTATTCAAGCAGCTTCAAAAAATACACGTTTCCGGGCTTTTAAAGATTGGTGAAAGCGGAGAATCTGTTTTAGGTGTTCCTGTTGATGATGATATGATAGGAATAGCTATAACTGGAGGTATAGCACCTCTTTGTGCTGCAAAAGAAGCAGGTTGCGAGGTTAACATTAAATTAGCTGAAAACATAATGGAATTTAAAGATATGGGTAAAATCGTGTCTTCCAAGCCTGTATTAAAAACCAGTGCCCCTGAAACTCCCCAAAAAGTTAAATTTTTACTTTCTAAGGCATGGAATCTTATATATAATGTGGATTTAGATTTAAAATCCCAAAAAGGTAATGTTATTGTAAATATATCCTATGTAGATAATGATAATCTTGATGAAGCAGTAGAAATAGTAAATGATGTTTTCAGTTCCAGACCTCAGTACTGTACCAGTAAATTCTATAAAACAGTTCCTCATCCAGATGGAGGAAGAACTGGGATTGCAACAGTCTGTAGCTTTACTATTGACGGATTACTCACTAAAAACAATATATTAACAACTCCCCAGTATGGAGGAATCCTTGAAATAGAAGAGAAAGGACCAAGATTTGTTGAATTAACTGCATACAGTGGTTCATCTATTGATCCGCATGAAATATATCTTTCTAAAGATATGACTTCCGTTTTAGAAACATTAAACGGAAATGGTAGAATACTTGCAAGTTTAAGAGAAATTCCATATCTTGCTCGCCCTGATGCCGTTGATACTCTTAAAAAAATTGAAGATGCCGGATTTTCCATACTTAAAATTGGAGAACCAAGTGAACTTATTTATAACGCTAAAATAGAACGGTACCACGTGGGAATTGTTACTCCTGGCGGTTTAAATTCAATTGCAGCCATTATTGAAAGGGAAATTCCTGTAGAAGTTAAAGCTGTGGAACGTTTAATGAAATTAGAAGATATGGAAGAGTTCTAA
- a CDS encoding class I SAM-dependent methyltransferase, with protein sequence MQLYAYHGGDIITNKESNLKTEKDQIDWNRLWNEDLKKMPTLNYSAWDKIAVQFNKWMETDDYPQKLLEKIITYPQYTILDIGCGNGAVTLQIAKKVNHVTALDMSSEMLQFLRKNALNEELSNIDYIRSTLQDFEMDKIYDVVIASRSLNGVADIKNELKKIDFAAKKYVFITLWGVNARGFEKKAYEIIGRNFQNHPDYLYVYNILHQMGIYANVEMLECETKPTYANLDEAIDFLRWRIKDLTDKEESLLKDYLKDVMINDDNGILQYPYDKSDWVLIWWKK encoded by the coding sequence ATGCAACTATATGCATATCATGGTGGTGATATAATAACCAATAAAGAAAGTAATCTGAAAACAGAAAAGGATCAAATAGACTGGAATAGACTTTGGAATGAAGATTTAAAGAAAATGCCTACATTAAATTATTCCGCTTGGGATAAAATTGCTGTGCAGTTTAATAAATGGATGGAAACTGACGATTATCCACAAAAATTATTGGAAAAGATTATTACATATCCCCAATACACTATTTTGGATATTGGGTGTGGAAATGGAGCTGTAACTTTACAAATTGCAAAAAAGGTTAATCATGTGACTGCCCTTGATATGTCCAGCGAAATGCTCCAATTTTTAAGAAAAAATGCTCTTAATGAAGAATTATCAAATATTGATTACATTAGAAGCACTTTACAGGATTTTGAAATGGATAAAATTTATGATGTTGTAATAGCATCAAGATCACTTAATGGAGTAGCTGATATTAAAAATGAATTAAAGAAAATAGATTTTGCAGCCAAAAAATATGTATTTATAACCTTATGGGGCGTAAATGCCAGAGGATTCGAAAAAAAAGCCTATGAAATTATTGGAAGAAACTTTCAGAATCATCCTGACTATTTATATGTATATAATATTCTTCATCAAATGGGAATATATGCCAACGTTGAAATGCTCGAATGTGAAACGAAACCTACTTATGCTAATTTAGATGAAGCAATTGACTTTTTAAGGTGGAGAATAAAAGATCTTACAGATAAAGAGGAGTCCTTATTAAAAGATTATCTTAAGGATGTAATGATAAATGATGATAATGGAATTTTACAATATCCTTATGATAAGTCAGATTGGGTTTTGATCTGGTGGAAAAAATAA
- a CDS encoding 4Fe-4S binding protein, with translation MPVIIDTEKCGKIKNCPGEGLCIKICEKEALIEENGDVILVPEKCDDCDLCIQNCPNQAISKS, from the coding sequence ATGCCAGTTATTATTGATACAGAAAAATGTGGTAAAATCAAAAATTGCCCTGGAGAAGGATTATGTATAAAGATATGCGAAAAAGAAGCACTCATAGAAGAAAATGGAGACGTTATTCTAGTTCCAGAAAAATGCGATGATTGCGACCTATGCATTCAAAACTGTCCAAATCAGGCCATATCCAAGAGTTGA
- a CDS encoding 4Fe-4S binding protein produces the protein MTSVERNGNQKRSLAHKNEKCVGCGICTDICPTESIKLGPVLPIARGIVKMDYINLDNAKCVLCGLCASTCPFNALEFKIDDKNIKELEAYPKWEHEAKIDEESCIYCGHCVKVCPKDAIFLQKVMPERSEFVIGETDINEDKCIYCGMCKDICPAEAIKIEPNDINSSNPEIAKGIRIDESKCVYCGLCRRICPEDAIKIICTTCMYRDEIEEPEIIGDILLNEDQCINCGWCQKICPKDAAVVTKPFEGHIYMDENVECKGDSCHACLDVCPCNAVSIVDTKSSVNPDLCVLCGACKKACPQKCIVIKRDKMNLNNIRSKSWKTRIGQLMEDIS, from the coding sequence ATGACTTCAGTAGAAAGAAATGGTAATCAAAAACGTTCTCTTGCACATAAAAATGAAAAATGTGTAGGTTGTGGAATATGTACAGATATATGTCCAACAGAATCCATAAAATTAGGTCCTGTCCTCCCCATAGCAAGAGGAATTGTAAAAATGGATTACATAAATTTAGACAATGCTAAATGTGTTTTATGTGGCCTATGTGCTTCTACATGTCCATTTAATGCTTTAGAATTTAAAATTGATGATAAAAACATTAAAGAGCTTGAAGCATACCCTAAATGGGAACATGAAGCAAAAATTGATGAAGAATCATGTATATACTGTGGACATTGCGTTAAAGTATGTCCTAAAGATGCAATATTCCTGCAAAAGGTAATGCCTGAAAGATCTGAATTTGTAATTGGTGAAACAGATATAAATGAAGATAAATGCATCTATTGTGGTATGTGCAAAGATATATGCCCTGCAGAAGCTATTAAAATTGAACCTAACGATATAAATTCAAGTAACCCTGAAATTGCAAAGGGGATACGCATTGACGAGTCTAAATGCGTTTATTGTGGTTTATGTAGGAGAATATGCCCAGAAGACGCCATAAAAATTATCTGTACAACATGCATGTACCGTGATGAAATAGAAGAACCTGAAATTATAGGAGATATACTTTTAAATGAAGATCAATGCATAAACTGCGGATGGTGCCAGAAAATATGTCCTAAAGATGCTGCAGTTGTTACAAAACCCTTTGAAGGTCATATATACATGGATGAGAATGTTGAATGTAAAGGAGATTCCTGCCATGCATGCCTAGATGTCTGTCCATGTAATGCTGTAAGCATCGTTGATACTAAATCATCTGTAAATCCTGATTTATGCGTGTTATGTGGTGCTTGTAAAAAGGCATGCCCTCAAAAATGTATTGTTATTAAGCGGGACAAAATGAATCTTAATAATATTCGCTCTAAATCATGGAAAACCCGTATTGGGCAATTAATGGAAGATATTTCTTAA
- a CDS encoding extracellular solute-binding protein, whose product MNNKTIAIIAVIIIAIAGIGIYAYSASNSPDKSKIRIATTTSLEDTGLLKEVEAAYEKKYPGVDVQIVSGGTGIAIQYGERGDVDLLLVHDKAREEKFIKDGFGTNRTQFAYNYFWIVGPQNDPAGIKGLNATAAFKKIMEEGQINSAQVKFVSRGDDSGTHSREKKIWNSTGANYTNIKNSSSWYIESGKGMGDTLILANEKNAYTITDSGTFLAFSKDSKIQLVPLITTGKDLLNIYTAIPVNPQKYGKTNVEGAQSFVDFLMSPEGQQIVGNYGKEKYGQSLFTPIVSNPVPA is encoded by the coding sequence ATGAATAATAAAACAATTGCAATTATAGCAGTAATAATAATAGCTATTGCGGGAATAGGCATCTATGCTTACTCTGCTAGCAATAGTCCTGATAAATCAAAGATTAGAATCGCTACAACAACCAGTTTAGAAGATACAGGTCTTTTAAAAGAGGTTGAAGCTGCTTATGAGAAAAAATATCCTGGAGTAGATGTGCAAATCGTTTCAGGAGGTACAGGAATAGCCATACAGTACGGTGAAAGGGGAGATGTAGATTTACTTCTTGTCCATGATAAAGCCCGTGAAGAGAAATTTATTAAAGATGGTTTTGGTACAAACCGTACTCAATTTGCATATAATTATTTCTGGATTGTAGGTCCACAAAATGACCCTGCAGGTATTAAAGGGTTAAATGCTACAGCTGCATTTAAAAAGATAATGGAAGAAGGTCAAATAAACTCTGCACAGGTTAAATTCGTGTCCCGTGGAGATGATTCCGGTACACATTCAAGGGAAAAGAAAATATGGAATTCTACAGGAGCAAATTACACTAACATTAAAAATTCAAGTTCATGGTACATAGAAAGCGGTAAGGGTATGGGAGATACACTTATTCTTGCAAATGAAAAGAATGCTTACACCATAACTGACTCAGGAACATTCCTTGCATTCTCAAAGGACAGTAAAATCCAGTTAGTACCACTAATAACAACCGGAAAAGACCTATTGAACATTTACACTGCAATACCCGTAAATCCTCAAAAATATGGAAAAACCAATGTTGAAGGCGCCCAAAGCTTTGTTGACTTCCTTATGTCCCCAGAAGGGCAGCAGATTGTTGGTAATTACGGTAAAGAAAAATATGGACAATCTCTATTTACTCCAATAGTTAGTAATCCTGTGCCTGCATAG
- a CDS encoding ABC transporter permease, with the protein MSEIIGAIQQAIYLILTLDPEVIEITIKSLYISLSATIMASLIAVPLGGIIYYHDFFGKRSLINLIQTLYSLPTVIVGLLIFLLISQSGPFGSFHLLFTPTGMIIGQTVLILPIIMGFTITALTGVSGQIKELAISLGANTTQTIYTIIKEAKYAIMGTVILGFGRAISEVGVAMMIGGNIRGFTRVFTTTISLETSKGNLELSLALGMILLAIALIINLMLNFVQGKE; encoded by the coding sequence GTGAGCGAAATCATTGGAGCAATTCAACAGGCCATATATTTAATATTAACACTTGATCCAGAAGTTATAGAAATTACCATTAAAAGCCTTTATATCTCTTTATCTGCAACAATTATGGCTTCTTTAATTGCAGTGCCCCTTGGAGGAATAATTTATTATCATGATTTCTTTGGAAAAAGGAGCCTTATTAATCTTATCCAAACCCTTTACAGTTTACCCACAGTAATTGTTGGCCTTTTAATCTTTTTACTTATATCCCAATCAGGCCCATTTGGAAGTTTTCATTTACTTTTTACACCTACAGGTATGATTATCGGACAAACTGTATTAATTCTACCAATCATTATGGGTTTTACAATAACTGCCCTTACAGGTGTGAGTGGACAAATAAAAGAGCTTGCAATTTCTCTTGGAGCAAACACGACCCAAACCATATATACCATTATAAAAGAAGCAAAATATGCAATAATGGGAACAGTTATACTGGGCTTTGGAAGGGCAATATCTGAAGTAGGAGTAGCAATGATGATTGGAGGTAATATAAGGGGATTTACAAGAGTTTTCACTACTACGATATCTCTTGAAACTTCAAAAGGTAATTTAGAGCTTTCTTTAGCTTTAGGTATGATACTTCTAGCTATAGCGCTTATTATTAACCTTATGTTGAATTTTGTACAGGGAAAAGAATAA
- a CDS encoding ABC transporter ATP-binding protein — protein sequence MPIVELENIYKNYDDLEILKNINFKFKKSTRTAIVGPTGSGKTVLLRLIDLLEKPSSGTVYFEGKDAYSSKNTCLNIRRQIGMVFQKPIAFNASVYDNIAYGLKVRGKKEDMDKRIKELLEVIGLKGYANRNALKLSGGETQRLALARAMITDPKLLLLDEPTANLDPISTKKMEELIATINQEFETTLIMTTHDLFQGRKLGDKMIIMSNGQIYQTGTPDEIFKTPKSRFVADFVGIENVMEGTAVKYENGMVSIDTGKITVYGVSKKEGEVNFCIRPDEITLSMEKLKTSARNMVKGEIKEIIDTGTLIKLKIDAGESFNVFITRKSLKELEITLKKSVWIYFKASAVHVF from the coding sequence ATGCCCATTGTAGAGCTGGAAAATATCTATAAAAATTATGATGATCTAGAAATACTTAAAAATATTAATTTTAAGTTTAAAAAAAGTACACGAACAGCAATTGTCGGCCCTACTGGCTCTGGAAAAACAGTTTTACTTAGGTTAATAGACCTCCTTGAAAAACCATCTTCAGGAACAGTTTATTTTGAGGGAAAAGATGCATATTCATCTAAAAATACTTGTTTAAATATAAGAAGACAAATTGGAATGGTATTTCAAAAACCAATCGCCTTTAATGCCAGTGTGTATGATAATATTGCTTATGGTTTGAAGGTTAGGGGAAAAAAAGAAGATATGGATAAAAGGATCAAAGAACTTCTTGAAGTGATTGGGCTTAAAGGTTATGCAAATAGAAATGCGCTTAAATTATCTGGGGGAGAAACTCAAAGACTTGCACTTGCACGGGCAATGATTACAGATCCTAAACTATTACTTTTAGATGAACCTACTGCAAACCTTGACCCTATATCTACAAAGAAAATGGAAGAATTAATTGCCACCATAAATCAAGAATTTGAAACCACCCTAATAATGACTACCCATGACCTTTTTCAAGGCAGGAAATTAGGGGATAAAATGATTATAATGAGTAATGGGCAAATTTATCAGACAGGAACTCCTGATGAAATCTTTAAAACTCCAAAAAGTAGATTTGTAGCTGATTTTGTAGGTATCGAAAATGTGATGGAAGGAACTGCAGTAAAATATGAAAATGGAATGGTCAGCATAGACACTGGCAAAATAACAGTATATGGAGTTAGCAAAAAGGAAGGGGAAGTAAATTTTTGCATAAGGCCTGATGAAATTACATTATCTATGGAAAAATTAAAAACAAGTGCAAGAAATATGGTTAAAGGCGAAATAAAAGAAATAATAGACACTGGAACACTGATAAAACTCAAAATAGATGCAGGAGAATCTTTCAATGTTTTTATAACAAGAAAATCACTTAAAGAACTTGAAATAACATTAAAAAAATCAGTTTGGATATATTTTAAAGCCTCAGCAGTACATGTATTCTAA
- a CDS encoding ABC transporter ATP-binding protein encodes MSPLMEMVNGTFSYNLNDNIFEDINFEVEKGDVFCILGANGTGKTTLIKCLNGLMKLNSGNVLLNGQDIYSLNHSEIAKNMGYIPQMHNSTFPFTILDVVLMGRAPHIDTFSSPSKKDVKMAEESLKSLNIYHMKDKPYTEISGGEQQLVFIARVLAQETSVLLLDEPTSHLDFGNQIRTLNIIEKLAKNGLSVIMSSHFPDHAFISANKVAIMKGTEFIDIGTPEEVITEENMEKAYGIKVKIVDINHRTACIPLKI; translated from the coding sequence ATGAGTCCTTTAATGGAAATGGTAAATGGAACATTTTCATATAATTTAAATGATAATATTTTTGAAGATATTAACTTTGAAGTTGAAAAAGGAGATGTTTTCTGTATTTTAGGAGCTAATGGTACTGGAAAAACCACTTTGATTAAGTGTTTAAATGGTCTAATGAAATTAAATTCAGGAAATGTTCTTTTAAATGGACAGGATATCTATTCTTTGAACCATTCTGAAATAGCTAAAAATATGGGTTATATTCCACAGATGCACAACTCAACATTTCCTTTTACCATTTTAGACGTGGTTTTAATGGGAAGAGCCCCTCATATCGATACATTTTCCTCTCCATCAAAAAAGGACGTTAAAATGGCAGAAGAATCTTTAAAATCTCTTAATATTTATCATATGAAAGATAAACCCTATACAGAGATTAGTGGAGGGGAACAACAGCTTGTTTTCATTGCAAGGGTTTTAGCCCAGGAGACAAGTGTCTTATTATTAGACGAACCAACTTCACATCTTGATTTTGGAAATCAAATAAGGACACTTAACATTATAGAAAAATTAGCTAAAAATGGACTTTCTGTAATAATGTCCTCTCATTTTCCTGATCATGCATTTATTTCGGCAAATAAGGTTGCAATAATGAAGGGAACTGAATTTATAGATATTGGAACTCCAGAAGAGGTTATCACTGAAGAAAACATGGAAAAAGCCTATGGAATTAAGGTTAAAATTGTGGATATTAATCATAGGACTGCTTGTATCCCTTTAAAGATTTAA
- a CDS encoding iron ABC transporter permease, which yields MFKLKIRDKIASHEISVTVLMVIPLILLFFISFLVGRYPISPNDVIMALISKIFFINSTLSPTLNTIIFDIRLPRILAAMMVGASLSIAGAAFQGLFQNPLVSPDKLGVSAGAGFGAAIAILFSTSVFMIQFSAFLWGLIAVGLTYFLGRAFKGTSMLTLVLCGIAIASLFAALLSLIKYVADPYGQLQTIVFWLMGSLAAVNNQDIIIMGIPIFIGTIILLMIRWRINVLSMGEEEAQTLGINTKRLHAIIIICCTVVTASAVSICGIIGWIGLVIPHVARMIVGPDHKVLLPTSIILGAFFLLLIDNIARTVTTTEIPLGILTAIIGAPFFLYLLMKSKEVWS from the coding sequence ATGTTTAAATTGAAAATCAGAGACAAAATAGCATCACATGAAATATCAGTGACAGTTTTAATGGTTATTCCATTGATTCTCCTATTTTTTATTTCTTTTCTTGTGGGAAGATATCCAATATCTCCAAACGATGTTATAATGGCTTTAATTTCAAAAATATTCTTCATTAATTCTACACTATCTCCAACATTAAACACCATCATTTTTGACATAAGATTACCCCGAATATTAGCAGCAATGATGGTAGGAGCATCATTATCCATTGCAGGGGCTGCGTTTCAGGGATTATTCCAAAATCCCCTAGTTTCTCCAGATAAACTGGGTGTTTCAGCCGGTGCAGGGTTTGGTGCAGCTATTGCAATTCTATTTTCAACCAGTGTCTTCATGATACAATTTTCAGCATTTTTATGGGGTTTAATAGCGGTTGGATTAACATATTTTTTAGGAAGAGCTTTTAAGGGAACATCAATGCTTACACTGGTTTTATGTGGGATTGCCATTGCATCACTATTTGCTGCACTGCTATCACTGATTAAATATGTCGCAGATCCATATGGGCAGCTTCAAACCATTGTTTTCTGGCTTATGGGAAGTTTAGCCGCAGTGAACAATCAAGACATAATTATAATGGGAATTCCAATATTCATTGGAACAATAATTCTTTTAATGATACGTTGGAGGATAAATGTACTTTCAATGGGGGAAGAAGAAGCTCAAACACTTGGAATTAATACAAAACGATTACATGCAATTATAATTATCTGCTGCACAGTGGTAACTGCATCTGCAGTAAGTATATGTGGTATTATTGGTTGGATTGGACTTGTAATTCCTCATGTTGCTCGTATGATTGTAGGTCCAGATCATAAAGTACTTTTACCTACGAGTATTATATTAGGGGCATTTTTTCTTCTTTTAATCGACAATATTGCCAGAACAGTAACCACAACTGAGATTCCACTGGGGATATTAACTGCCATTATTGGTGCTCCCTTCTTTTTATATCTCCTCATGAAAAGTAAAGAGGTATGGTCATGA
- a CDS encoding ABC transporter substrate-binding protein has protein sequence MKNQKLIMITVIAAIALMGVIGTYMAYPGTSSGSGNQITDMIGRNVNVPVEVNKVYSLSSSTTVELFMLAPDKMVGWDAQRSEEENIYMPNKYQNLPVLGGGKKDANYESIISSNPDMVLIGHGGTLDDVNEIQQKFGQIPAIDIEGDNNLTSIVPSINFLGNVLGEENKASELINYYNKVFKQVNGVVTTIPDSQKKKVYYAKDPNGLKTYAPGAAHTQLINICGGINVVQAPVSKGSMGVSIELILQWNPDVIITSDSQFYKSVYSNPQWQTITAVKNKEVYLVPQSPFNWFEGPPGANTIIGIPWTSKVLYPEKFKDMDIKGLTKEFYSNFYHYNLTDSQVSNILSSSGLKEF, from the coding sequence ATGAAAAACCAAAAATTGATAATGATAACAGTAATCGCAGCCATAGCCCTAATGGGTGTTATTGGAACATACATGGCTTACCCGGGAACCAGCTCAGGCTCAGGAAACCAAATAACAGATATGATAGGAAGAAACGTCAATGTCCCTGTAGAAGTTAATAAAGTTTATTCTCTAAGCTCTTCAACCACAGTAGAACTATTCATGCTTGCCCCTGACAAAATGGTAGGATGGGATGCTCAAAGGTCCGAAGAAGAAAACATTTATATGCCTAATAAATATCAAAACCTCCCGGTTCTTGGAGGTGGAAAAAAAGACGCGAATTATGAATCCATAATATCATCAAATCCCGATATGGTCTTAATAGGGCATGGTGGCACGTTAGACGATGTTAATGAAATACAACAAAAATTTGGCCAAATTCCAGCCATAGATATTGAAGGCGATAACAATTTAACAAGCATAGTTCCATCAATCAATTTTCTGGGAAATGTACTTGGAGAAGAAAATAAGGCATCTGAACTAATAAATTATTATAATAAAGTTTTTAAACAAGTTAATGGAGTTGTAACAACTATTCCAGATTCACAAAAAAAGAAAGTTTATTATGCAAAGGATCCAAACGGTTTAAAAACATATGCACCTGGTGCTGCACATACACAGCTTATAAATATCTGCGGAGGCATAAACGTGGTTCAAGCTCCAGTATCAAAGGGAAGCATGGGAGTTTCCATTGAACTGATTCTACAATGGAACCCAGATGTTATTATCACCAGCGACTCTCAATTTTACAAAAGTGTGTATTCAAACCCACAATGGCAAACAATAACTGCAGTTAAAAATAAAGAGGTTTATTTAGTTCCACAGTCTCCATTCAACTGGTTTGAAGGCCCACCTGGCGCTAACACAATTATTGGCATTCCCTGGACATCTAAAGTGTTATATCCTGAAAAATTCAAAGATATGGATATAAAAGGCCTTACAAAAGAGTTTTACTCTAATTTTTATCATTACAATCTAACAGATAGCCAAGTTTCAAATATATTAAGCTCTTCAGGACTAAAAGAATTCTAG
- a CDS encoding DUF11 domain-containing protein has protein sequence MKNNKLISIILMMFVIFSALGIVFAAGGGGGGSGDTPNASISVVFDKETVNIGDNVILKVTITNGGPYNLTKVLVKAKLPDGLTYQEHYTGLDRNIYDPSTGIWDVGNMTYGKKGSQKTINIVAKVSSSLAGKTITADTVYTQIYYNNTLKIVQLTSLPSSVSTSLKVNNTSTTTDNNGNTAPTSQNTAKKTAIAKAIKNTTSKNGIDNPQNLNPPTLGNAYEVNNVTAPISSNTPQTVYAILGGLAIAIMIGIGYFKGIIG, from the coding sequence ATGAAAAATAATAAATTAATTTCAATAATATTAATGATGTTTGTAATTTTTTCTGCATTAGGAATTGTATTCGCTGCTGGAGGAGGGGGCGGAGGCTCAGGTGACACTCCTAACGCCAGTATAAGTGTGGTTTTTGATAAAGAAACTGTAAACATCGGCGATAATGTCATTTTAAAAGTAACCATAACCAATGGAGGACCATACAATCTTACAAAAGTATTAGTAAAAGCAAAATTACCTGATGGATTAACATATCAAGAACATTACACTGGATTAGACCGGAATATTTACGATCCAAGCACCGGAATATGGGATGTAGGCAATATGACCTACGGAAAGAAAGGCTCACAAAAGACCATTAATATAGTTGCAAAGGTATCTTCTTCACTTGCAGGTAAAACTATTACAGCTGATACAGTATATACTCAAATTTATTATAATAACACCCTTAAAATTGTTCAACTTACATCACTGCCATCCAGCGTATCTACTAGTTTAAAAGTAAATAACACCAGCACTACCACTGATAATAATGGTAATACTGCACCAACCAGTCAAAATACTGCTAAAAAAACTGCTATTGCTAAAGCTATTAAAAATACAACGTCAAAAAATGGAATTGATAATCCTCAAAATCTAAATCCACCCACACTGGGAAATGCTTACGAAGTTAACAATGTAACAGCTCCCATTTCATCAAATACTCCCCAAACAGTATACGCTATTTTAGGCGGTTTGGCAATAGCAATTATGATTGGAATTGGCTATTTCAAAGGGATAATAGGTTAA